GATATCAGTGATATCACACACCAGATCAGCTGAACGATTCTTATGCCAACGTGAAAGGAAGAAGAATCCACCTCCAAGCGCCAAAAGGCCCACAAATGGCGTTACATACTGATCAAGTGCGACAAAGTCCCAGGTCTTGTACCAAACGTTAAGGATCAGGTTGTACATGATCGCTTCCGCCAAGATGAAGATGCCGGCCAAGAAAACCATCTTCTTGCGGCTACCGGCCTGTGAGAGGATCACCAAGAAAGTGATAAGCACCCACATCGCACAGGGATTGAATCCATCGATCACCCCAAGAATCGCTGAGAGTGAGAAGAGTGAAAATGACTTTAGGTCGACAATACCGAAGAATGGGAGGTCAAATACATAGCCCATTTGCTCGCCAGCATCACACGATAAGCCAGTACAACCACCACCTATGATCACTTCCTGCTGCGGTGCTCGTTCGATATGATCTTGAATAGTCCTGATGTCTGAGTCGCGCGCTGCTTCGATCGCCAGCTGAATACTATGACCGGTCGTTGCTGGGCTATCAAAGCCACTAATGACACGCTCTCCCACCACCACAATTGGCGTCACCTTGGCCGTATCGTGCTTCTTTGCGACCTGGTCGTACCACTCGGCAGCTTGATCATCGGTCAGAATGTTTAAATACTCGTACCGAATCTCTGGCTCGGTCTGAATCCATTCAAACAACTTCTTACAAAAACCACAGTCGTCACGTCCAAAGATGTACACAACCGGTTCCTCTGCAACAACCTCTGACTCTGTTGTAGTTTGGGCGGCAGCGGTGCTACTAAATGCGCCGGCAAACAACAAGATAAACGCAAACGCGCTGGCAATGATCTGTTTCATAGATGCAATGCTACCACGAAAGCGGGGGGGCCGAAGGCCCCGCCCGCTTTACTCTACTTATTCAACATACTTCAAGAAATCCCCATACCCCTCTGCCTCCATTTGGTCCTTAGGAATGAAACGAAGAGCGGCGCCATTCATACAGTAGCGGAGTCCTGTACTCTCTCTTGGACCATCGGTAAAGACATGACCAAGATGGTTATCTGCAACAGCCGAGCGGATCTCGGTCCGAGGCATAAAGAGTTTATTATCCTCCCGCTCAGTGACAGCTTCTGGTGTGATCGGCCGCACAAATGAAGGCCACCCGCTGCCAGAGTCAAACTTATCTTTTGAAGAATAGAGCGGCTCACCGGAGAGGATATCGACATAGATACCCGGCTCATAATTCTTGTCGAGCGGACTCGTCCCAGCTCGCTCAGTCCCCTCTTCTTGCGTTACCTTGTACGTAAGTGGATCAAGCTGCTGCTCTAACTCATTCTCAGCTGGCTTCTTATAGTTGTCCCACATATAAGTTATATGATCAGTTTCGTTAGTTACTTGTACAGCGCTGGTCGACGTTGCTATTTCATATGAAGCCGGTGCTGATTGGGGCGCCGGCTCCGCCGGCGCCCCAACACCGAACCCGAAAAATGCCGCCACTGACACAAGAAATCCTTTAATAAAATCCATGTTAAGTAAACTTTACATTACTACATCATATACTACTTGCGCGTCAGAAAAATATTTCACCTATTCACTTCGGGCGTGTGCACATTGTATTTAGCTTGCACTGTCTGCAGCATCAAGACAGAATGACCAAGTCTGTCTATTGCTTTTAACTCTGAGATGCATTTCTTATACTCAGGGACCTGTTCAGCTACCAAACCCCAAAAATCTTCCCCGTGGTTTAAATGTGTTAAATGACACAACTCATGCACGATCACATAGTCGCAAAGATGGGGCGGCAAAAGGAGAAGCTTGTAGTTAAAGTTGAGATTTTTGAGTGATGTACAACTCCCCCAGCAGCGCCGCTGATTGCGAATGGAGACTCGATTCCACTTTAGCTGATAATGCTGATTAAAATACTCAAGGCGTGCGAGCACCAGCTCACGCGCCGCTTCTTTATTCTCAACATAATGCTTCGTAACACTGCCACTCCGTCTCCTACGTGCCACACGTTTTCTTCGCCACTTCCACATACTAAAACACGGCTTCTTTCACCTTTCCTTCCAGTTGATACTGCATACGGGCCAAACGAACGAGCACATAGTCATACTGTTCTCCAGCTTCCTCATATATAGGTTTCAGTTTCTCGACTCCGTGCGTATCCATCGCTGCATCAAGCACTTCACGCGCGAGACTCCAGTCGATATCAGTCGGTTCAAGCACTTTGATGTCTTCAGCAGTCAGATCACCGTCTTCAACCAGCCGCTCGATGTGTGACCAGATC
Above is a window of Candidatus Nomurabacteria bacterium DNA encoding:
- a CDS encoding glutaredoxin — translated: MKQIIASAFAFILLFAGAFSSTAAAQTTTESEVVAEEPVVYIFGRDDCGFCKKLFEWIQTEPEIRYEYLNILTDDQAAEWYDQVAKKHDTAKVTPIVVVGERVISGFDSPATTGHSIQLAIEAARDSDIRTIQDHIERAPQQEVIIGGGCTGLSCDAGEQMGYVFDLPFFGIVDLKSFSLFSLSAILGVIDGFNPCAMWVLITFLVILSQAGSRKKMVFLAGIFILAEAIMYNLILNVWYKTWDFVALDQYVTPFVGLLALGGGFFFLSRWHKNRSADLVCDITDIETQSKTIDKFKAIVHQPVTIASIFAILVIAFSVNIIEFACSIGIPQAYTKILELNMLSFMERQWYILIYTIGYMVDDLIVFGLAIWGYSKLQSHGAKYAQLSLLIGGLLMLVLGAVLVFDPSLLVL
- the msrB gene encoding peptide-methionine (R)-S-oxide reductase MsrB, which gives rise to MWDNYKKPAENELEQQLDPLTYKVTQEEGTERAGTSPLDKNYEPGIYVDILSGEPLYSSKDKFDSGSGWPSFVRPITPEAVTEREDNKLFMPRTEIRSAVADNHLGHVFTDGPRESTGLRYCMNGAALRFIPKDQMEAEGYGDFLKYVE
- a CDS encoding M48 family metallopeptidase — encoded protein: MARRRRSGSVTKHYVENKEAARELVLARLEYFNQHYQLKWNRVSIRNQRRCWGSCTSLKNLNFNYKLLLLPPHLCDYVIVHELCHLTHLNHGEDFWGLVAEQVPEYKKCISELKAIDRLGHSVLMLQTVQAKYNVHTPEVNR